The Nycticebus coucang isolate mNycCou1 chromosome 2, mNycCou1.pri, whole genome shotgun sequence genome includes a window with the following:
- the LOC128568472 gene encoding olfactory receptor 13C7 — translation MGTANQTTSVTEFVLLGLSAHPKLEKTFFVLILSMYLVILLGNGVLILATILDSRLHTPMYFFLGNLSFLDICYTTSSVPLILDSFLTPRKTISFSACAVQMALSFAMGCTECVLLSMMAFDRYVAICNPLRYPVVMSKAAYIPMAAGSWVAGTSASMIQTSLAMRLPFCGDNVINHFTCEILAVLKLACTDISVNVISMGVTNVIFLGIPVLFISFSYVFIIATILRIPSAEGRKKAFSTCSAHLTVVVVFYGTILFMYGRPKSKDPLGADKQDLADKLISLFYGVVTPMLNPIIYSLRNKDVKAAVRNLVFQRPFTQ, via the coding sequence ATGGGAACTGCCAACCAGACAACCTCTGTGACAGAGTTTGTTCTCTTGGGCCTCTCTGCCCACCCAAAGCTGGAGAAAACATTCTTTGTGCTCATCCTGTCAATGTACTTGGTGATCCTGCTGGGCAATGGGGTCCTCATCCTGGCGACTATCCTGGACTCCCGCCTACATAcgcccatgtacttcttcctgggGAACCTGTCCTTCCTGGATATCTGCTACACAACCTCTTCAGTCCCCCTCATCCTTGACAGCTTCCTGACCCCCAGGAAAACTATCTCCTTCTCAGCCTGTGCTGTGCAAATGGCACTCTCCTTTGCCATGGGGTGCACAGAGTGTGTGCTCCTGAGCATGATGGCGTTTGAtcgctatgtggccatctgcaaCCCCCTTAGGTACCCTGTGGTCATGAGCAAGGCTGCTTACATCCCCATGGCTGCTGGCTCCTGGGTGGCTGGAACTTCTGCCTCCATGATTCAAACATCCCTTGCGATGAGGCTGCCATTCTGTGGGGACAACGTCATCAACCACTTCACCTGTGAGATCCTGGCTGTCCTGAAGTTGGCCTGTACTGACATCTCAGTCAATGTAATCAGCATGGGGGTGACAAATGTGATCTTCCTAGGGATCCCAGTGCTGTTCATCTCTTTCTCCTATGTGTTCATCATTGCCACCATCCTGAGGATCCCCTCAGCTGAGGGGAGGAAAAAGGCCTTCTccacctgctctgcccacctCACAGTCGTGGTCGTCTTCTACGGGACCATCCTCTTCATGTACGGGAGGCCCAAGTCTAAGGACCCACTGGGGGCTGACAAGCAGGACCTCGCAGACAAGCTCATATCCCTCTTCTATGGGGTGGTGACCCCCATGCTGAACCCCATCATCTACAGCCTGAGGAACAAGGATGTGAAGGCCGCTGTGAGGAACCTGGTATTTCAGAGACCCTTCACCCAGTGA